In a single window of the Desulfuromonas sp. TF genome:
- a CDS encoding cytidylate kinase family protein: MAIITISREMGSGGIPISHKAAEKLGYTLLDGETLKKAAPAYGLTPEALEKADEKPPAFVESLDEQMEVDLHQIELIVLEYALKGNVIIYGRGGQDLLKDIGSVFRVRIIAPFEERVERWAEREWLDPDLARILVRKSDQQRAGFIKYYFDRDWEDPLHYDLVINTSRLSEEMAVSLICNGVRDQNLMEQKGTSKKILSDLILRKKAEIAIFSSSAVEGHHLNIETKNGIITLSGHVHGEEDRRTVLAAVRAVEGARDLVDKLKVIEYRTYPKEH; the protein is encoded by the coding sequence ATGGCGATTATAACCATCTCACGGGAAATGGGCAGCGGGGGCATTCCTATCTCTCACAAGGCGGCTGAAAAACTGGGGTACACCCTGCTGGACGGGGAGACACTCAAAAAAGCCGCTCCGGCATACGGCCTGACTCCCGAAGCCCTTGAGAAGGCTGACGAGAAACCGCCCGCCTTCGTAGAGAGCCTGGATGAACAGATGGAAGTCGATCTTCACCAGATCGAACTGATCGTTCTGGAATACGCCCTCAAGGGCAATGTCATCATCTACGGCCGGGGGGGCCAGGATCTTCTGAAGGACATCGGCAGCGTCTTTCGGGTCCGGATCATAGCGCCTTTTGAAGAGCGGGTGGAACGCTGGGCCGAACGCGAATGGCTCGACCCCGACCTGGCCCGGATACTCGTCCGCAAGAGCGACCAGCAGCGTGCAGGCTTCATCAAGTATTATTTCGACCGCGACTGGGAGGATCCTCTACACTACGATCTCGTCATCAATACATCTCGTCTGTCCGAGGAAATGGCGGTCAGCCTGATCTGCAATGGGGTGCGGGACCAGAATCTCATGGAGCAGAAGGGGACGTCAAAAAAGATCCTTTCAGACCTGATCCTGCGCAAGAAGGCCGAGATTGCGATCTTCTCATCTTCGGCAGTCGAAGGGCACCATCTCAACATAGAGACGAAGAACGGCATCATCACTCTCTCGGGGCATGTCCATGGCGAAGAAGACCGTCGCACTGTGCTTGCTGCGGTCCGCGCCGTTGAAGGCGCACGGGACCTTGTGGATAAGCTCAAAGTGATTGAATACCGCACGTACCCTAAGGAACACTGA
- a CDS encoding diguanylate cyclase produces the protein MGSGPRVGVGRNSPRRSFAAASYVALGAGTALWLAHKGSPLAAGLLLSALTAVAAWAGFHFRDWHREEDRMAEDLGLAPASAARKTGGPLQGFKKPGVPVRPTAAALGDSFRLQLDLLRTALGLTGVALLWPDSSGAALRLRGLSSSRTDLRPGPYPVGCGITGILEKDRDEIAMAPVGAAFSGLPYYRGRGRTGGVFAIRIRVEGENRGGILCVDREAAHPWNSLEVETLRTAARRLAFDVSMGRRFLEMHRERGLYQRVSIGLRELTEGLGLESTIDAALKAVRTVIAPDFFALTLTEGVAYRVLHAEGPRAEKLLSSTFPLDEGLVGQSLRYDCSLPEGAEYLGASPVFGSLTLPGDLRSLLILPLRKEKSAPLGTLVLAARKPGVFNLLHRELLELIAKQVAIRIDLALAHEQINRLATTDGLTGLANHRAFQQAFRTMLQRARRNSTSLCLLLCDVDHFKGVNDTFGHPFGDTVLKAVAGALAQSVRGIDLAARYGGEEFTLLLEDSKREGGRKMAERARRAVEALELDHEGQQVSVTMSIGLAVFPDDGDEIPMLIQRADQALYQAKRQGRNRTVAWTGKMEGEDTEQAGGGVKQA, from the coding sequence ATGGGTAGCGGCCCTCGAGTTGGAGTCGGTAGAAACAGCCCCCGCAGGTCCTTTGCGGCAGCCTCTTATGTCGCACTGGGCGCGGGGACGGCTCTCTGGCTGGCGCATAAGGGATCCCCCCTCGCCGCCGGCCTGCTGCTCAGTGCGCTGACAGCGGTCGCCGCCTGGGCGGGATTCCACTTTCGGGACTGGCACCGGGAAGAAGACCGCATGGCGGAAGATCTCGGCCTTGCGCCTGCGTCGGCGGCGCGAAAAACAGGCGGTCCCCTTCAGGGCTTCAAGAAACCCGGCGTGCCTGTCCGGCCCACGGCGGCAGCCCTGGGAGACTCCTTCCGTCTTCAGCTGGACCTTTTGCGCACCGCTCTGGGCCTTACCGGAGTGGCCCTGCTCTGGCCCGACTCCTCCGGAGCCGCTCTGCGACTTCGGGGACTGTCCTCAAGTCGCACCGATCTTCGCCCGGGACCCTACCCCGTGGGCTGCGGCATTACCGGCATTCTAGAAAAGGACCGGGACGAGATCGCCATGGCGCCCGTGGGCGCCGCGTTCAGCGGTCTACCCTATTACCGCGGCCGCGGACGCACCGGAGGCGTGTTCGCCATCCGCATTCGCGTGGAAGGTGAAAATCGGGGAGGCATCCTCTGCGTCGACCGGGAGGCGGCCCATCCCTGGAATTCCCTGGAGGTGGAGACCCTGCGCACGGCCGCCCGGCGCCTGGCTTTCGACGTGTCCATGGGGCGCCGCTTTCTGGAGATGCACCGGGAGCGCGGACTTTACCAGCGGGTATCCATCGGCCTGCGTGAACTTACCGAAGGACTGGGGCTGGAATCGACGATCGATGCCGCCCTCAAGGCCGTGCGCACCGTCATCGCTCCCGACTTCTTCGCTCTCACCCTGACCGAAGGGGTTGCCTACCGGGTTCTCCATGCCGAAGGACCGAGGGCGGAAAAACTCCTTTCCAGCACTTTTCCTCTGGATGAAGGTCTGGTCGGACAGTCGCTTCGCTATGACTGCTCCCTTCCGGAAGGCGCTGAATACCTGGGCGCCTCGCCGGTCTTCGGCTCATTGACTCTTCCAGGCGATTTGCGCTCTCTGCTGATTCTCCCTCTACGCAAGGAAAAGAGCGCTCCCCTGGGCACCCTGGTGCTGGCTGCCCGAAAACCCGGCGTTTTCAATCTTCTCCACCGCGAACTCCTGGAACTGATCGCAAAACAGGTGGCGATCAGGATCGACCTGGCTCTCGCCCATGAACAGATCAATCGCCTGGCGACCACGGACGGCCTTACCGGGCTGGCCAACCACCGGGCCTTCCAGCAGGCCTTCAGGACCATGCTCCAGCGCGCCCGCCGCAATTCGACCTCCCTGTGCCTGCTGCTCTGCGACGTCGACCATTTCAAGGGGGTCAACGACACCTTCGGCCACCCCTTCGGGGACACCGTGCTCAAAGCCGTCGCCGGCGCACTGGCTCAAAGCGTGCGGGGGATCGACCTCGCCGCCCGTTACGGAGGCGAGGAATTCACCCTGCTGCTGGAAGACTCGAAAAGGGAGGGCGGCCGGAAAATGGCCGAACGGGCGCGCCGCGCCGTCGAAGCGCTTGAACTCGATCATGAAGGCCAGCAGGTTTCGGTGACCATGTCCATAGGACTGGCCGTCTTCCCCGACGATGGAGACGAAATCCCGATGCTCATACAGCGCGCCGACCAGGCCCTCTACCAGGCCAAGCGCCAGGGGCGCAACCGCACCGTGGCGTGGACGGGGAAGATGGAGGGGGAGGATACTGAGCAGGCGGGTGGAGGGGTAAAACAGGCTTGA
- a CDS encoding hemerythrin domain-containing protein: protein MRNSNLFETLRQDHEKIADVFSRLAGSRKEEDRLRRVFDLQNTLTPHLLAEDREVLSHLEDVEGEVAPAQIRHEHDEIRGELEKLSRTPVNEEVFGRQVDLLYDFWQRHTEAEEKTLRAALDRITSAEAAGILHGYKTERDRHTRSGPEGGRNWL from the coding sequence ATGAGAAACTCCAACCTGTTTGAAACGCTTCGCCAGGACCACGAAAAAATTGCCGATGTTTTTTCCCGGCTGGCCGGATCCCGAAAGGAAGAAGACCGCCTGCGCCGGGTCTTCGATCTGCAGAATACCCTGACTCCCCACTTGCTGGCCGAGGATCGGGAGGTCCTTTCCCATCTTGAGGACGTCGAAGGAGAAGTTGCCCCCGCGCAGATCCGCCATGAGCATGATGAAATCCGCGGGGAGTTGGAAAAACTCTCCCGGACCCCGGTCAACGAGGAGGTTTTCGGCCGTCAGGTCGATCTCCTGTACGATTTCTGGCAGCGCCATACCGAGGCGGAGGAAAAAACGCTCCGCGCCGCTCTCGACCGAATCACCAGCGCGGAGGCTGCCGGGATTCTCCACGGCTACAAGACGGAGCGCGACCGCCACACCCGATCCGGCCCGGAAGGCGGACGCAACTGGCTATAG
- a CDS encoding bifunctional diguanylate cyclase/phosphodiesterase: MKIRSRRRSNRERIYRELFRKTPVMMHSIDRQGRLLEVSNQWLKTLGYTRHEVIGTPLVRFFSHDSRQRAEESVLPLFFRQGYVRDVPYQMITKSGEPIDVLISAVAERDRHGRVARSMAGIVDITAHKKMDEEIQRLAHYDHLTGQPNRLLFHDRLKQALAQAHREHRKVGVVFIDLDRFKWVNDTLGHAMGDKLLQIVAQRLTECVRDCDTVARVGGDEFVIILYGFDTASEPTIFAKRFLQVLAQPAKLNGKEFYSTVSIGVAIYPLDGEDDETLLRNADIAMYAAKEMGRNNFQFYSAEMNIQAKEKLDLETRLRRAIENNELSLAYQPQLNLTTGQIAGVEALLRWHDPEVGMIPPSQFIPVAEETGLIIPLGEWVLKTACSQAKEWQKRGFSPARLAVNVSSLQFKRIDFVEMVEAVLKETGLDPGFLEIELTESIIMEDVKDAIMTLADLKVRGIHLAIDDFGTGYSSLIYLKHFPFDRIKIAQEFVQAIARDRDQEAIVEAIIFMASSLELNVIAEGVETKAQLDFLRKRKCQDMQGFYFSHPIEALAWNPRFEESLARKGSSLISRHVQ; encoded by the coding sequence ATGAAGATTCGCAGCAGAAGGCGCTCCAATCGAGAGAGAATATACCGCGAACTCTTTCGGAAAACCCCGGTCATGATGCATTCCATCGACCGCCAGGGACGCCTTCTGGAGGTCAGCAACCAGTGGCTGAAGACCCTCGGCTATACGCGGCACGAAGTGATCGGCACCCCCCTGGTCCGTTTTTTCAGCCATGATTCCCGGCAGAGGGCGGAGGAATCCGTCCTCCCTCTCTTTTTCCGCCAGGGATACGTCAGAGATGTGCCCTACCAGATGATCACAAAAAGCGGAGAACCGATTGATGTTCTTATCTCCGCCGTCGCCGAGCGCGACCGGCATGGCCGCGTTGCCCGGAGTATGGCCGGTATCGTCGATATCACGGCACACAAGAAAATGGACGAGGAGATCCAGCGGCTCGCCCACTACGACCACCTGACCGGTCAGCCCAACCGGCTGCTCTTCCACGACCGCCTGAAGCAGGCTCTGGCCCAGGCACACCGCGAGCACCGCAAGGTCGGTGTCGTCTTCATCGACCTGGATCGTTTCAAATGGGTCAACGACACCCTTGGCCACGCCATGGGTGACAAGCTGCTGCAGATCGTCGCCCAGCGCCTGACCGAGTGCGTACGCGACTGCGACACCGTCGCCAGGGTCGGCGGAGACGAGTTCGTCATCATTCTCTACGGATTCGATACGGCGAGCGAGCCGACGATTTTCGCCAAAAGGTTTCTGCAGGTCCTCGCGCAGCCCGCCAAGCTTAATGGAAAGGAATTTTACAGCACCGTCAGTATCGGGGTAGCCATTTATCCGCTGGACGGCGAGGACGACGAGACCCTCCTGCGCAATGCCGATATCGCCATGTATGCCGCCAAGGAGATGGGGCGGAACAATTTCCAGTTTTACTCGGCTGAGATGAATATCCAGGCCAAGGAAAAGCTCGATCTGGAAACCCGCCTGCGCCGGGCCATTGAGAACAATGAGCTTTCATTGGCCTATCAGCCCCAGCTCAACCTGACCACCGGGCAGATCGCCGGGGTAGAAGCCCTTCTGCGCTGGCACGATCCCGAGGTGGGGATGATTCCCCCCAGTCAATTCATTCCCGTGGCCGAAGAGACGGGCCTTATCATCCCGTTGGGAGAATGGGTGCTCAAGACCGCCTGCAGCCAGGCAAAGGAGTGGCAAAAGAGGGGATTTTCACCCGCGCGCCTGGCGGTCAACGTCTCGAGTCTTCAGTTCAAACGGATTGATTTCGTCGAGATGGTTGAAGCCGTGTTGAAGGAGACGGGGCTCGATCCCGGTTTTCTCGAGATCGAACTCACCGAAAGCATCATCATGGAAGACGTCAAGGACGCCATCATGACCCTTGCCGACCTCAAAGTCAGGGGCATCCATCTGGCCATCGATGATTTCGGCACCGGCTACTCGTCTCTCATCTACCTGAAGCATTTCCCTTTCGACCGTATCAAGATCGCCCAGGAATTCGTCCAGGCCATCGCCAGGGATCGGGACCAGGAGGCCATCGTCGAAGCCATCATCTTCATGGCCAGCAGTCTTGAGCTGAACGTGATCGCCGAAGGGGTCGAAACCAAGGCTCAACTCGATTTTCTGCGCAAGCGGAAGTGCCAGGACATGCAGGGATTCTACTTCTCTCACCCTATTGAGGCGCTTGCCTGGAACCCGCGCTTCGAAGAATCCCTGGCCCGAAAAGGAAGTTCCCTTATCAGTCGTCATGTGCAATAG
- the ruvB gene encoding Holliday junction branch migration DNA helicase RuvB produces MTDRIITADQVDGDDNFETSLRPRTLKEYIGQGKAKENLQIFIEAARGRGEALDHVLFYGPPGLGKTTLANIVANEMGVNIKSTSGPVIEKPGDLAAILTNLEGGDVLFIDEIHRLSPVVEEILYPAMEDYQLDIIIGQGPSARTIKLDLPRFTLVGATTRAGLLSSPLRDRFGVISRLEFYTAEELATIVARSAEILDIPSEEDGTTEIARRSRGTPRIANRLLRRVRDFAQVKGDGIITRELADLALGKLEVDRSGFDHMDRLLLMTIIDKFSGGPVGLETLAAAIGEEKDTIEDVIEPFLIQQGFLNRTPRGRTATPLAYGHFQRRPPTNGVMPDLFAPTDG; encoded by the coding sequence ATGACTGACCGCATAATAACCGCCGACCAGGTTGACGGCGACGACAATTTTGAAACGAGCCTCAGACCGCGGACCCTCAAGGAATACATCGGCCAGGGCAAAGCCAAGGAGAACCTGCAGATCTTCATCGAGGCCGCCCGGGGCCGTGGGGAGGCTCTGGACCATGTGCTGTTCTACGGCCCTCCGGGACTTGGGAAGACCACCCTTGCCAACATCGTCGCCAATGAGATGGGCGTCAATATCAAGAGCACCTCCGGCCCGGTCATCGAAAAACCCGGCGACCTGGCAGCAATTCTCACCAACCTGGAGGGCGGCGACGTTCTATTTATCGATGAAATCCATCGCCTCTCACCTGTTGTCGAGGAGATCCTCTACCCTGCCATGGAGGATTACCAGCTCGACATCATCATCGGTCAGGGACCCTCGGCGCGCACCATCAAACTCGACCTTCCCCGCTTCACGCTCGTCGGAGCGACCACCCGGGCCGGACTCCTGTCTTCGCCCCTGCGGGATCGTTTCGGTGTGATCTCCCGACTTGAATTCTATACGGCGGAGGAGTTGGCCACCATCGTTGCGCGCAGCGCCGAAATTCTCGATATCCCTTCAGAAGAGGACGGGACCACGGAAATCGCCCGACGCAGCCGCGGCACCCCCCGAATCGCCAACCGCCTGCTGCGCCGGGTAAGAGACTTTGCCCAGGTGAAGGGGGACGGCATCATCACCCGGGAACTTGCCGATCTCGCGCTGGGCAAGCTGGAAGTGGACCGAAGCGGCTTCGACCATATGGACCGCCTGCTCCTGATGACCATAATCGACAAGTTCTCCGGCGGCCCCGTGGGGCTGGAAACTTTAGCCGCGGCCATCGGAGAGGAGAAGGATACGATTGAGGATGTCATCGAGCCCTTCCTCATCCAGCAGGGCTTTCTCAACCGGACGCCGAGGGGGAGGACCGCCACTCCCCTGGCCTATGGGCATTTTCAACGCCGGCCGCCGACAAATGGAGTGATGCC
- the ruvA gene encoding Holliday junction branch migration protein RuvA yields MIAMLTGKIAYRSIDHLIVDVGGVGYRLMIPLSTFYALPEEGEIRLHVHTHVKEDAIHLYGFLTPPEKEMFALLLSVSGVGPRLALNILSNIPSAELKAALWEGNSKRLSAIPGIGKKTAERLVLELREKVQRLGPLSLPARPETGQPPANSLDDTLSALVNLGYKESLAKKVLESMEISKETSLEEILKGALKVLVR; encoded by the coding sequence ATGATCGCTATGCTGACCGGGAAAATCGCGTACAGATCGATTGATCATCTGATCGTCGATGTAGGAGGGGTCGGCTACCGCCTGATGATTCCCCTCTCCACTTTTTACGCCCTGCCGGAAGAAGGCGAAATCCGCCTTCATGTCCATACCCACGTAAAAGAAGACGCGATCCATCTCTACGGTTTCCTGACTCCGCCGGAGAAGGAGATGTTCGCCCTGCTCCTCTCCGTCTCCGGAGTGGGGCCCCGGCTGGCCCTCAATATCCTGTCCAATATCCCTTCGGCCGAACTTAAAGCCGCCCTCTGGGAGGGAAACAGCAAACGGCTCTCAGCCATTCCGGGGATCGGCAAAAAAACCGCCGAACGACTGGTGCTGGAACTCAGGGAAAAGGTTCAGCGGCTCGGTCCTCTCTCTCTTCCCGCCCGGCCGGAAACCGGCCAGCCCCCAGCCAACTCTCTCGACGATACCCTCTCGGCCCTGGTCAACCTCGGATACAAGGAAAGCCTGGCAAAAAAGGTGCTGGAATCGATGGAAATTTCAAAGGAAACGTCCTTGGAGGAGATCCTCAAGGGAGCCCTGAAAGTCCTCGTTCGCTAA
- the ruvC gene encoding crossover junction endodeoxyribonuclease RuvC, translating to MRILGIDPGSRITGYGIVEKKGNRLLHIDNGAIHTRSGDALSLRLKTIHDALGRIIAQYSPEAVAVEEIFLSRNVLSALKLGHARGAALLAGANHHLPVFEYSALQVKSAVVGYGRAGKDQVQQMVKSLLGLPEIAQEDASDALAVAICHAHSHNLNSRLQALAAK from the coding sequence ATGAGAATTTTAGGGATCGACCCCGGTAGCCGGATCACGGGCTATGGCATCGTGGAGAAAAAGGGCAACCGGCTGCTGCACATAGACAACGGCGCCATTCACACCCGTTCCGGCGACGCCCTGTCGCTGCGGCTCAAGACCATTCACGACGCCCTTGGCAGGATCATCGCCCAATATTCTCCCGAAGCGGTGGCGGTGGAAGAGATCTTCCTTTCGCGAAACGTTCTTTCGGCCCTCAAACTGGGACACGCCCGTGGAGCTGCACTGCTGGCCGGGGCAAATCACCATCTGCCGGTCTTCGAATATTCGGCCCTGCAGGTGAAAAGCGCCGTGGTCGGTTACGGAAGGGCCGGTAAAGATCAGGTCCAACAGATGGTCAAGTCCCTTCTCGGCCTTCCGGAAATCGCCCAGGAGGATGCCTCAGACGCACTGGCTGTCGCCATCTGCCATGCCCATAGTCACAACCTGAACAGTCGGCTCCAGGCCCTGGCGGCCAAATAG
- a CDS encoding YebC/PmpR family DNA-binding transcriptional regulator, producing the protein MAGHSKWANIKHRKGAQDARRGKIFTKLIKEITIAAKIGGGDPLANPRLRQAIDKAKGENMPKDTIERAVKKGTGDLDGVNYEEGIFEGYGPGGVAVIVEFMTDNRTRTVADVRHIFTKHNGSLGVSGSVSFLFDRKGLISFGPDQDFDTIFEAALESGAEDVKDEGDAFEVITDPSSFIEVRDSIAAKGLQWDTAEVTMIPQTMVNLEGKQAEQMLKMMDKLEDNDDVQNVYANFDISDEEIGNIMG; encoded by the coding sequence ATGGCTGGACACAGCAAGTGGGCAAACATCAAACATCGCAAAGGCGCCCAGGACGCCAGGCGCGGCAAGATATTCACCAAACTCATCAAGGAAATCACGATTGCGGCCAAGATCGGCGGCGGTGATCCTCTGGCCAATCCCCGGTTGCGACAGGCGATCGATAAAGCCAAGGGTGAGAACATGCCCAAGGACACTATCGAGCGGGCCGTGAAAAAGGGGACCGGGGATCTCGATGGAGTTAATTACGAAGAGGGGATTTTCGAAGGATACGGCCCGGGCGGCGTGGCGGTCATCGTCGAATTCATGACCGACAACCGCACCCGTACCGTCGCCGATGTCCGCCATATCTTCACCAAGCACAACGGCAGCCTCGGGGTAAGCGGCTCCGTCTCCTTCCTTTTCGACCGGAAGGGACTCATCTCCTTCGGGCCAGACCAGGATTTCGACACCATCTTCGAAGCGGCCCTGGAATCAGGAGCGGAAGACGTCAAGGACGAAGGGGATGCCTTCGAGGTGATCACCGATCCTTCTTCATTCATCGAAGTCAGGGATTCTATTGCCGCCAAGGGCCTTCAGTGGGACACGGCCGAAGTCACGATGATCCCCCAGACCATGGTGAACCTGGAGGGAAAACAGGCGGAACAGATGCTTAAGATGATGGACAAACTCGAGGATAACGACGACGTCCAGAACGTCTATGCCAATTTCGACATCTCTGATGAAGAGATAGGCAACATCATGGGTTAA
- the glpX gene encoding class II fructose-bisphosphatase, with product MDRNLAMELARVTEAAALASGRWVGKGDKMAADEAATNAMRRTLDSMDIDGTVVIGEGEMDEAPMLYIGEKVGTGSAAEVDIAVDPLEGTNICAKGMNGSIATIAMAPRGGFLHAPDMYMEKIAVGPSARGAIDINASPAENLKRVAEAKRCYIEDLTVVILDRPRHDKIVQEIRKAGARIHLIPDGDVAPAIAAAVEGSGVDLLMGIGGAPEGVLAAAALKCMGGDMQGRLVFMTMEERDRAKGMGIDDFEKVYTTEEMAKGDVFFAATGVTNGELLRGVRYFSGGAETHSIVMRSKSRTVRFITSQHFFDYKPVY from the coding sequence GTGGATCGTAATCTGGCAATGGAACTGGCAAGAGTCACCGAGGCTGCGGCCTTGGCCAGCGGACGCTGGGTCGGCAAGGGCGACAAGATGGCTGCCGACGAGGCCGCCACCAATGCGATGCGCCGGACTCTGGATTCCATGGATATCGATGGCACCGTGGTTATAGGCGAAGGGGAGATGGATGAAGCTCCCATGCTCTATATCGGTGAAAAAGTCGGCACCGGCTCCGCTGCCGAAGTGGATATCGCCGTAGATCCCCTGGAGGGAACGAATATCTGCGCCAAGGGAATGAACGGGAGCATTGCCACGATTGCCATGGCACCCCGCGGCGGATTTCTCCACGCCCCCGACATGTACATGGAAAAGATCGCCGTCGGTCCTTCGGCCCGTGGCGCCATCGACATCAATGCTTCGCCTGCGGAGAATCTCAAGCGGGTTGCCGAGGCCAAGAGATGTTATATCGAGGACCTTACAGTCGTCATCCTCGACCGTCCCCGCCACGACAAGATCGTCCAGGAAATCCGCAAGGCCGGCGCGCGCATCCATCTCATTCCCGACGGGGACGTGGCCCCGGCCATTGCTGCAGCTGTCGAGGGAAGCGGCGTCGACCTGCTCATGGGCATCGGCGGAGCCCCCGAGGGAGTGCTCGCGGCTGCGGCCCTCAAATGCATGGGAGGGGACATGCAGGGGCGTCTGGTCTTCATGACCATGGAGGAGCGCGACCGGGCAAAGGGAATGGGAATTGACGATTTCGAAAAAGTTTACACCACCGAGGAAATGGCCAAGGGGGATGTCTTCTTTGCCGCCACCGGGGTCACCAACGGCGAGCTTCTGCGCGGCGTCCGCTATTTTTCCGGAGGAGCCGAAACCCACTCTATCGTCATGCGTTCGAAGAGCCGGACTGTGCGCTTTATCACGTCTCAGCATTTTTTCGATTACAAGCCGGTCTACTGA